Proteins found in one Coffea eugenioides isolate CCC68of chromosome 5, Ceug_1.0, whole genome shotgun sequence genomic segment:
- the LOC113772017 gene encoding probable xyloglucan endotransglucosylase/hydrolase protein 23, producing the protein MISLAFFKASFLLQFTIIASFLLAAYAGNFYQDVAQTFGDQRFKILEGGQLLTLSLDKTSGSGFQSKNEYLFGRFDMQLKLIPGNSAGTVATFYLSSQGQGHDEIDFEFLGNSSGQPYTVHTNVYAQGKGGREQRFRLWFDPTTSFHTYSIVWNPQRIIFLVDNIPIRVFNNQESNGVPYPKNQAMRVYCSLWNADDWATQGGLVKTDWTLGPFTVSYRNFNANGCVKVPGSSACGSTNSLNNDQAWQTQGLDAKGRNRIRWVQQKFMIYNYCSDATRFPQGFPSECRGSRF; encoded by the exons ATGATCTCCCTTGCCTTCTTTAAAGCTTCATTCCTCCTGCAGTTTACCATAATTGCATCATTTCTACTCGCTGCCTATGCTGGTAATTTTTATCAAGATGTCGCCCAGACTTTTGGGGATCAGAGGTTTAAGATTCTTGAGGGCGGCCAACTTCTGACCTTGTCCTTGGACAAAACTTCGGGCTCTGGATTTCAGTCCAAGAATGAGTATTTGTTTGGAAGATTCGACATGCAACTTAAGCTCATACCAGGCAACTCTGCTGGAACCGTCGCCACATTTTAT TTATCATCCCAAGGACAAGGACATGATGAGATTGATTTTGAGTTCTTGGGAAACTCTTCTGGACAGCCTTACACAGTCCACACCAACGTTTATGCTCAAGGAAAAGGTGGCAGGGAACAACGGTTTCGCCTGTGGTTCGATCCCACAACATCCTTCCACACCTATTCAATTGTTTGGAATCCTCAAAGGATCAT ATTCTTGGTGGATAACATACCAATAAGAGTATTCAACAATCAAGAATCAAATGGAGTACCATACCCCAAGAACCAGGCCATGAGAGTCTACTGCAGCTTGTGGAATGCAGATGACTGGGCTACACAAGGTGGCCTTGTTAAGACTGATTGGACGCTTGGCCCATTCACTGTTTCTTACAGAAACTTCAATGCAAATGGATGTGTTAAGGTACCTGGATCATCAGCCTGCGGTTCCACAAATTCATTGAACAATGATCAGGCATGGCAAACTCAAGGGCTTGATGCTAAGGGGAGAAACAGGATTCGATGGGTTCAGCAGAAATTCATGATCTATAATTATTGTAGTGATGCTACCAGGTTTCCACAGGGCTTTCCTAGTGAATGCAGGGGCTCTAGGTTCTAG
- the LOC113772019 gene encoding xyloglucan endotransglucosylase/hydrolase 2-like has translation MISVAFFKASITLQISVIASLLLAASASNFYQDVDQTFGDQRFKILEGGQLLTLSLDKSSGSGFQSKNEFLFGRFDMQLKLIPGNSAGTVTTFYLSSQGPGHDEIDFEFLGNSSGQPYTIHTNVYAQGNGGRELQFRLWFDPTTSFHTYSIVWNSQRIIFLVDNIPIRVFNNQESNGVPYPKNQAMRVYCSLWNADDWATQGGRVKTDWALAPFTVSYRNFNANGCVKVPGSSACGSTNSLNNDQAWQSQGLDAKGRNRIRWVQQKFMIYNYCSDATRFPQGFPSECRGSRF, from the exons ATGATCTCCGTTGCCTTCTTTAAAGCTTCAATCACCCTGCAAATATCTGTAATTGCATCACTTTTACTAGCTGCCTCTGCTAGTAACTTTTACCAAGATGTCGACCAGACCTTTGGCGATCAACGGTTTAAAATTCTTGAGGGTGGCCAACTTCTAACATTGTCCTTGGACAAATCTTCAGGCTCTGGATTTCAGTCCAAGAATGAGTTTCTATTCGGAAGATTCGATATGCAACTTAAGCTTATACCTGGCAACTCTGCTGGCACTGTAACCACATTCTAT TTATCATCCCAAGGACCAGGACATGATGAGATTGATTTTGAGTTTTTGGGGAACTCTTCTGGACAGCCTTATACCATTCACACCAATGTTTATGCTCAAGGAAATGGTGGCAGGGAACTACAGTTTCGCCTGTGGTTTGATCCCACAACATCCTTCCACACCTATTCAATCGTTTGGAATTCGCAAAGGATCAT ATTCTTGGTGGACAACATACCAATAAGAGTATTCAACAATCAAGAGTCAAATGGAGTACCATACCCCAAGAACCAGGCCATGAGAGTCTACTGCAGCTTGTGGAATGCAGATGACTGGGCTACACAAGGCGGCCGTGTTAAGACTGATTGGGCACTTGCCCCATTCACTGTTTCTTACAGAAACTTCAACGCAAATGGATGTGTTAAGGTGCCTGGATCATCAGCCTGTGGTTCCACAAATTCATTGAACAATGATCAGGCATGGCAGTCTCAAGGGCTTGATGCCAAGGGGAGAAACAGGATTCGATGGGTTCAGCAGAAATTCATGATCTATAACTACTGTAGTGATGCTACCAGGTTTCCACAAGGCTTTCCTAGTGAATGCAGGGGCTCTAGGTTCTAG
- the LOC113770806 gene encoding probable xyloglucan endotransglucosylase/hydrolase protein 23 produces the protein MFPLTSSKASFLLHFSLIASLLLAASAGNFYQDVDQNFGDQRFQILEGGQLLTLSLDKLSGSGFQSKNEYLFGRFDVQLKLIPGNSAGTVTTFYLSSQGSAHDEIDFEFLGNSSGQPYTIHTNVYAQGKGGREQQFRLWFDPTTSFHTYSIVWNPQRIIFLVDNIPIRVFNNQESNGVPYPKNQAMRVYCSLWNADDWATQGGRVKTDWTLAPFTVSYRNFNANGCVKIPGSSACGSTNSLSNDQAWQTQGLDANGRNRIRWVQHKYMIYNYCNDASRFPQGFPSECKGSRF, from the exons ATGTTTCCCCTTACATCGTCTAAAGCTTCATTCCTGCTACATTTCTCTCTAATTGCCTCACTTCTGCTGGCTGCCTCCGCTGGTAACTTTTACCAAGATGTCGACCAGAATTTTGGGGATCAACGGTTTCAGATTCTTGAGGGTGGCCAACTTCTTACGTTGTCCTTAGACAAGTTATCTGGTTCTGGATTTCAGTCCAAGAATGAGTATTTATTCGGGCGATTTGATGTGCAGCTCAAGCTTATACCTGGCAACTCTGCTGGCACAGTCACGACCTTTTAT tTATCATCTCAAGGATCAGCACATGATGAGATTGATTTTGAGTTCTTGGGCAATTCTTCTGGACAGCCTTATACAATCCACACCAATGTTTATGCTCAGGGAAAAGGTGGCAGAGAACAACAGTTTCGCCTGTGGTTTGATCCCACAACATCCTTCCACACCTATTCAATTGTTTGGAATCCTCAAAGGATCAT ATTCTTGGTGGACAACATACCAATAAGAGTATTCAACAATCAAGAATCAAATGGAGTACCTTACCCAAAGAACCAGGCCATGAGAGTCTATTGCAGCTTGTGGAATGCAGATGACTGGGCTACACAAGGCGGCCGTGTTAAGACTGATTGGACACTTGCCCCATTCACTGTTTCTTACAGAAACTTCAATGCAAATGGATGTGTTAAGATACCTGGATCGTCAGCCTGCGGTTCCACAAATTCATTGAGCAATGATCAGGCATGGCAAACCCAAGGACTTGATGCTAATGGCCGCAACAGAATCCGATGGGTTCAACATAAATACATGATCTATAACTACTGCAATGATGCTTCCAGGTTTCCACAAGGTTTTCCATCGGAATGCAAGGGTTCTAGGTTCTAG